The Paramormyrops kingsleyae isolate MSU_618 chromosome 20, PKINGS_0.4, whole genome shotgun sequence genome contains the following window.
AAATTGAGACACCTAGAAAACTTTCCGATTTGGGTTACTCAATACACGTTGTAGTTCCGTTCTTAAAAGATTTACGtaaatggaaaagaaaattaTTGATTTCCCTTGAACTAATGTGTGAAGTACGTTCCAGACCAACTAATAAAATAGGAATTTATTTGTAAGTTTATGGGAATATAAATAGGAAATGCTGTGGAATTATTAATAAaactattattattcttcctATACAGTTGCCCCTCCTCAGCACTTGAGTGTGTGGAAACTACAGCAGAAATTCATCTTCTGTGATTGAGTAGCGGTTCTTATTTAATCTGCGTCCTTCCTCGAATGTCTGCGCCACAAATCTCACGATAGGAAGTTTTACGTATACAGCCAACAGAAATCAATTCAATcttttgcacaaaaaaaaaaaaaaacttaaacgtGAATATATTCTATGTGTTTTGAGTGTATCGTCCCTAATTAATCAACGACGTGTATGTGAAACTTCTATCGGCGCAACGTATAATATTCATTTATTACATATAATATATAGCctatttatactgtatatataacgCGCAATATCCAGTTACCCGTGCAAGTTTTGCTTTCATTTAATTGCAAGATGAAGTTAAATTGAAGTTAAGGGTTCCCAGACTTTGTTAAAATAGTTTTATTTATCaaacgcttttatccaaaacgaCGTAAAAGTAAAGTAAATAGCACATGTGATAACACACAATCTTAGTTACAAAATAATTTTTCTGGTTCACACACCGACGTACATCTTTGTTTTTAAGCTTTGCTCttcaaaccttttttttttttaccgcccCCCTACATGTGTAGGTACCCTCATAATCACCCATGCTTTCCAGGAAACAAATGCAGTGGATACCACGAGCTCGGAATGAGTTAAAGTTCTCCGCGGGGTGACGTGGGAGGGGCTTTTAGGTATTTAAGTAGGAGTAGCTCTGAACTAAAAAGACAGACTAACTCATTACTCTCCACATATCGCAATGGCACTGCAGAACTTGTGGGATTTCATTCAACAATACCATCAATGCCTCAGATCCCCTTTCTTTCCTGTGCTCTTCTCGCTCTCCGTTTACCTTGGCTTCTGCCTGCCATTTGTCATCTTGGATCTTCTCGCGCCTAGAGTGGCTTTGGTGCGAAAGTACAGGATACAGCAGAAGAACGACATCTCCTGGGGCATGATGTGGAACTGCGTGGCGCAGTGCCTCTACAACCACGTGATGTTCATCTTCCCACTGAGTGTGATTCACTGGTATTACAGGCCGACGTACCATCCGTCAGATGCTCCTGAGCTTCATCGTATGATCCTGGAGATCGTCGCCTGTCTCCTCCTCTTCGATTTCCAGTACTTCGTCTGGCACCTCCTCCACCACAAAGTGCCCTGGCTCTACCGTACCTTTCACAAGGTCCACCACAAGTACACCACCACGTTTGCCCTCACCACGGAGTACTCGGGCGCTTGGGAGACTTTATCTCTCGGCTTTTTCGCCTCCATCAATCCACGGCTGCTGGGCTGCCACCCCATGACGGAGATGCTCTTCTTTGTGCTGAACATCTGGCTTTCGGTGGAGGACCACTGTGGCTACGACTTCCCCTGGTCCACGCATAGACTGGTTCCCTTTGGCCTGTTTGGAGGAGCACCCCATCATGACCTGCATCACCTGAGGTTCAAGTCCAACTACGCCCCTTACTTCACACACTGGGACCGGCTCTTTGGAACGTTGCACATGGAGTGAAGTTCTGCCTTGATGCAGATATGGACTGCAGGTTCAAAGAGTGTCATGCCAAACACCAGTCTGACTTTAGAATATTTCAAAGAGAACCGATTGCACTGATAAACAGCGAGATGAAGAGCTTTACGCAAcagtattaatttatttaaacatttcaacatttttgaaaaatgttctatttattccctgtgatgcactggcatcccatctaggttGTGGAAGATGAATGCATGCATGAGTGTATTATATTTAAtccaattaaatatttatttttctgtactTGTGGTGTGAGCTTCATTTATAATGCAAACGCAAACTGAACACCTGCTGAGgcaagaaaacattttaaatcacagAAAAGGCACTAGTTGCTAGAATggttcagtgaattcaagttCAGCTTGTCTGAACAGCACCCTTGCTGATTTATAGGCTTCCCAAATTTCCACTATACTTCTGCAACAGGTTCCACAGATGATACAAGAAGGGACATGAAAACGTACGAACCTCAAGGCTTGGCCTCAATTTATGTGTTCAGACCAGTAGGTGTTAGGCTGTAAACAACATAATCTGGAACAATTTCACCTACAGAAAAAATGTTGTATATGAAATTGAATCTACTGGATATATACCTCTGCAGAACTGCTTAAGTAAGCTAATCAAAACGGGTAAAAATGTGTACCTCTGcatgtcactggggctgtacctttGTGACAGTTATTTATGAATTGGCCTCTGCAGAGAGAGCAGCGACCACATGACCGAGGTGCGGTTAAGACATGGCCTTTTTGCGTGCGGTCCTGGAGTGGAAGAATCGTAAGTGAAAAGCACAGGAAACGGCTCCTCTCTCTGCTTGTGTCATACTTCCATCTCTTTCcttcctttaattttttgagAATAGCCAaaggcgttttttttttttttttttaatgatcccaaaataatacattttccgTAATCATGAAGTGCCCAGGGCGCATTTTAGAATGTGTTTAATTCAGAATAGATTCATTTCACTGATAAAGTTATGTAAACATTTGGACATTTTGTGAACCTTGGATGACTCATTTCCCTTCTGGGAAATTCCATTGTTTGCCCAAATATGCAAAGTAATCCCGGCAGTGTCAAAAGACTGGCTATCTTTTAAGGATTCATTTATCCTACTTTACAGCTAGGGTCCAATGTCAAAAACTCCAGACTGGAAAGCCCCTCTGAAAATACCCATTTGTTCCTCATTTGCTGCCTGTTCCTGCCATGCATGCACGTGACTTTATTTAGTATGCACATGCTCTGATTTCCTTTATATCTTATACACTGTAGTTTGAAAGTATTTGCTTTTGGTATATGTATGTGAAATTCCTTGAAATTACACTTGTGTGCAGGATTTTTAAAGAAACCAAAATAACAAAAGAGACACATGGCTTGTATAGGTTTCTCTCTTTTCCTGACACATAGGGTCAAGATGTCACAGTTCACTAATCTTACGAACTGGAATTTCCTAGATCTTCACAAACCTGTCATACAGTTGCAAATGGATTGGGCTCAGCCTTGTGTATCCAGCTATCTCTTATAATATAGTAATTGTTTGTGATGATGATACATTTCAACATTTAGAAACTTTGTCATGGCAACAAATTAGCCTCCCTGCAGATTATTGGCAGATATAAACAGGCTGCAACAGACAATAGTTTATAACCCGAATCTGCTGATACATTGTTCCAGAAGGAGGCATCACCATTCAGGTTGATgtaagcatccatccatccaccaatcCTATCCAGTACAGAGTACCAGGAaaccaggcagcacaggacacaagacaGGAGCACACCTAGGATAgcaccaaccaaccaaccaaccaaccaaccttTATAACCTCTCAGATTAACCAGACCTAGACTGAGACATTGAAACCATAAACGTGTGTCAGTGCAGCACAGCATGCACAGTAATGTATACATAAAAAACTCTTAACTTCCCCTCTTGTGAAATGTTTCATTTCCCTACTTGTTATAAATTAGATGTCCTTGACTTATTTTGGCACATACTCCAAActttcatttctgcttttcatatAAAGTCAGACTCAGATTCAGGAACATTTGCAAGATATGTCAAGAGTACTGGGGTTTTTATTCTGGTGgcacagaacagacacacagcatcaggtaacaaaaatatacataaaatatacatagaAAATGCAATAATGCTATTGGATATGCTGATTTATAAGAGGTactgttccatccatccatccatccatccgtccgtcttttaattatttatgctggtcagggtcatgggggggtgaTAAAGCCCCTAccaaggcagcacagggcataatTAAGGTGGGGGcaattatatatactgtatatattttttttagcagactctgttatccaaagcaacacCCCTCCCTCTTCCACCCAGTTGTGCTATGCTGGGTCATGAGAATCTGAAGCTGaccccagaggctacgggcccaaggcagggaataatccaggaCGGGGCAGACACACCCTATTCATAGACCTATGAACAATTTGGAAACTTCAACTCACCTCAGCGCATTTTTAGACTGTGTGGGGAACCCTTGGGGAAACCCCACAATCACACAGGGAGATCACACATAcgtgtgcaaactccacacacatagagctgGGGTGGAGACTCagaccctggtcccagagatgggaggctgcagcacAGCCCCCCAAAGCAAAttcttttctttctctttttctgtctgtctgtccgtctgtatctgggttaacttaagctagaagtaaTGATTGTCCAATAACAGTTTAgttaaggagcattcctattggacaatcatctATCTTAAGTTAACCAAGCTAACTGAGAAGTCCTGCTCCATGGGACACCCCCCTAGTCGCAAAGGCCCAAGATGAATTTGCATTTGGACTCCATGCCTATGATCAGATCTTCAAATCTTGTGGCTGGCAGATTGCTGCCGTCTCTGGACCCTTCATCGAGGCCCTGAACCCCAATTTCTCCGGCGGCCAGACACAGGCCGACcatgtgctgtgacccccaagcttcaCTTGTATTTGCATCTGTGATAAAGACAATTTCCTGCATGAATACAGTATCGCTATTTTACTGCCTGTTTTCTGAAAGTGACTCTTCTTGCTTGTTAGTTTCTGTCTAACTGTAACTTGTCTAATATTTCACCACGATTGCATTACTGTCCTTGTCATTCCTGATTGTGAATCATTAAACTTCCTTGGATCTTACTACTCTTTCATTACACTCCTGGTAAACATCCATCAAAAGCCAACACTGTTGATCTTCCTTGTGTGTGAGATTCCATTTAACCTTTATTTAGTGGATGCTTTTGTGAGGCAAATGGCACATTGCCCAGGTGTCACGCCGCAGGATCAACCATCATGCAGCAcctctggagctgggggttaaggctggggctcaaaccaatgaccttctgatcatgggcacagagcCTCAGCCTGTAGAGCCACTCACCGTACAAGTGCAAGCAGTACTGGAGCAAGAGTTGCGTGGAACATATGTTCCAACAAACAAAGACAGTCAAAATCAGCCGAAAATACATTATTCCGGAATACAGAGTTTTATAATTGCAGTTAGTCGATTATTTGGGGGTATTCCACTACGCCATAGACCAGACATATCTTGTTTTGGTTTACCTGCAGTTCTCATTTCTTCCAGACACAGTGAAGGAAGCGAAATTTTTTTCCATTGCTTATTTTGGTTTCCTTCTGCAGACCACATGATAAAATCacaaggcagtgtttcccaacccagtcttcGGTAattcccagacagtccatatttttgttctctcccagctcccaacacacccaTGCAAGGTATTTGGAGTTACTGATTGGCTAGAAGCTGGGAATGAGAAGAATTGTGGGCTGTTTGGGGattcccgaggactgggttgggaaacactgtcataAGGCCAAATGAAAAATAACCGAGGATATATCAAAAAGTGATGCAATAACTGGTTTAATATGCTGCAATAAATGCAAACTTGTGCTTAAATTGGTCATTTAACTGATGTGGTTAATGAATTACTTAATTCAATCAAATAGAGAACTTCATTCATCTCTGTGGAGATCCTTTCATATACCTCATGTTGTTCTCCAAGTCAGGCACACGTATACAGTTTACTACACCATgacaaagaaaataatgtttaaattaaCTTTATGTTTTATAAAACTATAATTTTATGCCTGGCGAAGTGTGTTAGttcagccatttcaaaacctatTCTCAAGCCACTCCAGTATTTGCAGTAGTCGTTCAATATACCCATGTATTTGTTGACTTGACCACCAGAATCCCTTCTATAGCTAATCAGTACCTCtcaaattaagttaattaattaagtgggCTGGTgaagaaatttaacaaatatatcgaacggctgaggtgcccctgagtaGAGATTTTGatactgaagcggtgttcatctagccatccagtaagatatcagtaactttttagagaacagaaaaagttttttttcattgtttattgtgttactgtttgCTACTATTGTGCTTTTTTCTTGAGCAAATAAGAATTACTACCCAAATAAATTACCTTAAACAATATGTATGACAACCCAAAAATTTTGCATCATACTGAAAGTGAGAAAAAATTGTGCACTACAGGGTCAACcagggggcggcatggtggtgcagtggttagcactgttgcctcacacctctgggacctgggttcgagtctccgccagtttgcatgttctccccatgttgccgtggggtttcctccgggtactccggcgGAATTAGAGATTTTGatactgaagcggtgttcatctagccatccagtaagatatcagtaactttttagagaacagaaaaagtttaattggcgttgctaaattgcccttaggtatgcatgtgtgagagaatggtgtgtgagtgtgccctgcgatgggctggccccccccatccagggttgttccctgcctcatgcccgttgtttccaggataggctccggacccccgcgacccagtaggataagtgggttggacaatggatggatggatgggtcgACCAGCATCCCAGAAGCAACTGGGGTTGAGACTAGGGTTGGGTATCATTTGGGGTTTTTTCGATACCGGTGCCAAATTGATACTTTTAAAACAGTACCGGTGCCAAAACGGTGCCTGAACCGATACTttacaaaagccacaaaatgaaggtggatgactcaagaatacatatttattgaacaaaaaattgaatgcttaaaattgaacaatatattaaaagtttaaagtatatatgaatatatatgtaaatacaaaaaacaacaaaacatgcgccacctatgtaatgttaatttaacattACA
Protein-coding sequences here:
- the ch25h gene encoding cholesterol 25-hydroxylase-like protein; its protein translation is MALQNLWDFIQQYHQCLRSPFFPVLFSLSVYLGFCLPFVILDLLAPRVALVRKYRIQQKNDISWGMMWNCVAQCLYNHVMFIFPLSVIHWYYRPTYHPSDAPELHRMILEIVACLLLFDFQYFVWHLLHHKVPWLYRTFHKVHHKYTTTFALTTEYSGAWETLSLGFFASINPRLLGCHPMTEMLFFVLNIWLSVEDHCGYDFPWSTHRLVPFGLFGGAPHHDLHHLRFKSNYAPYFTHWDRLFGTLHME